In a genomic window of Microcoleus sp. FACHB-831:
- a CDS encoding decaprenyl-phosphate phosphoribosyltransferase has protein sequence MGSPYLAALRPKQWTKNLVVFAAPLFGFSIEMQSLLGCLLAFALFCCASSGFYLLNDIADAESDRRHPIKCQRPIAAGKVSIPVAIGMAVVLLGGAITIGWLRSMALGATLTGYALLQIAYNLRLKRTVILDIIAIAAGFVLRAYAGAAATNIRLSPWFVLCTALLALFLGVEKRKAELRLFQIRGGKPRSVLKRYSMPLLTRMESVVTTGAVMSYALWSSGPQVQGASTPWMLLTLPFVLYGIFRYQLLSDPQEISRKSDTKLEQGGQSERPEEVLLTDIPLLFTVLSWVIAIFIILLLKQNKIIA, from the coding sequence GTGGGTTCTCCTTACCTAGCAGCTCTAAGACCTAAACAGTGGACGAAAAACCTGGTTGTCTTTGCAGCACCATTATTTGGTTTTAGTATCGAGATGCAGTCTTTGCTAGGCTGCTTGCTAGCATTTGCGTTGTTTTGTTGCGCTTCTAGTGGTTTCTACTTACTTAATGACATTGCCGACGCTGAATCTGACCGTCGCCATCCCATCAAGTGCCAGCGCCCGATTGCTGCGGGAAAGGTTAGTATTCCGGTAGCCATTGGCATGGCAGTGGTACTGTTGGGAGGCGCTATAACCATTGGCTGGTTAAGAAGTATGGCTTTGGGAGCCACCCTAACGGGCTATGCACTGCTGCAAATTGCCTACAACCTGCGTCTGAAGCGGACAGTAATTTTAGACATTATTGCGATCGCCGCTGGATTTGTACTTAGAGCCTATGCAGGCGCTGCCGCAACTAACATTCGCCTCTCCCCCTGGTTTGTCCTGTGTACCGCCCTGCTGGCATTATTTCTAGGTGTAGAAAAGCGCAAAGCTGAACTGCGGCTGTTTCAAATTCGCGGTGGCAAACCTCGTTCTGTACTCAAACGTTACTCTATGCCCCTCCTCACTCGTATGGAGAGCGTAGTGACGACAGGAGCCGTCATGAGCTATGCTCTTTGGAGTTCTGGCCCACAAGTGCAGGGAGCATCAACACCTTGGATGCTACTTACCTTGCCGTTTGTCTTGTATGGCATCTTTCGCTATCAATTACTCAGCGATCCACAAGAAATTTCCCGTAAAAGCGACACAAAACTTGAACAAGGAGGCCAGAGCGAGCGCCCGGAAGAAGTTTTATTAACAGATATACCGCTCCTATTTACCGTTCTGTCTTGGGTGATAGCAATATTTATTATTTTATTGCTTAAACAGAATAAAATTATTGCCTAA
- a CDS encoding tetratricopeptide repeat protein, whose protein sequence is MRLRLNRSTAIATALALSVYAQMPGTPLGLSPALAQTPERNALNRRSPLERKVEAERLHREAMGEFEEEGYTAALEKFQKALAIYKEIGDSSAIGRSLNNIGMVYSRLNLNDVALEFLEQALAINTEIGNTNGEWRTLFNMGQVYENIGQNNKARQLYRQVLEIAQTSGDRAAALDKISGETGFGSELSELSVLQHDELIV, encoded by the coding sequence ATGCGCCTTCGTTTGAACCGCTCTACTGCGATCGCTACAGCTTTGGCCCTCTCTGTGTACGCTCAGATGCCAGGTACACCGCTGGGACTCTCCCCGGCACTGGCACAGACACCAGAAAGAAATGCCCTCAATCGCCGTTCTCCCTTGGAGCGCAAAGTTGAGGCGGAACGGCTGCACCGAGAAGCTATGGGTGAGTTCGAGGAAGAGGGGTATACAGCAGCCTTGGAGAAATTCCAAAAAGCATTGGCGATTTACAAAGAAATTGGCGACTCTTCAGCCATTGGGCGATCGCTCAATAACATTGGTATGGTTTATTCACGGTTAAACCTGAACGATGTCGCCTTGGAATTTTTAGAGCAAGCCTTAGCCATTAACACTGAGATTGGCAATACAAATGGTGAATGGCGCACTTTGTTCAATATGGGCCAAGTTTACGAAAATATCGGCCAGAATAACAAGGCACGGCAGTTATATCGGCAAGTTTTAGAGATTGCTCAAACAAGCGGCGATCGCGCTGCTGCCCTCGATAAGATTAGCGGTGAAACTGGTTTCGGATCTGAGTTGTCTGAGTTAAGTGTTCTGCAACATGATGAGCTGATAGTTTAA